cgaaaaatgaGGCACATTTTCTGGCGAAAGCAATGCGAACGTTACGGAGAACGTAACGGCACCACAATCGGGGAAATAATGCACTTTTTCTGTCCTTTTTCTATTGGTTCTTCTTCGCTATCGGACCCACGCGTTCCATTGCTTCTATCTCGGGGGCGGGAGGAAATATATCGTTTATCAGAAACATTAACAAAGTTTAGCTAATTGTAATGCACAGTAAGTAGAGTACGAGTTTGCTCTGCTAAATATTTGTACGTCTGCACGAGACTGATGGTGATGAGTGGGCCATGGTTTTGCACTCGTGTTGTGTTACTACGcgacacatacgcacacactaCACACTAATCTAGTGGCCGTCGCAGTGCGGGGCGCTAGTGTCCCATCGCAGAGGGAAAGCACCGCAGGGTCGTGGCGTCCTTGCTTTTTAGTGTTTGTCATTTATTAGATTtccaagagaaaaaaaaacattctatTCTTAACTAGAAAATgtcattgtttttgtgtttttcctcgAACATTGTTTCTTTGTGTGGATCGGCGCCGTCGCCTACTACTGCTGGTCGgtttatgtgtgtgcatgtgcgGTTTTGGCAATCGAAACCATTTACACTCTCCTTCTTATAGTATCTCCTTTTCTATGGCATCGTTTACACTATCGCTAAAAATcgaccaacaacaaaagaagaaaacaaaactacagTAAACAATCGGAATAACATGAAACATAGTGCCGCAACAGAGGCTACGGGTGTTACGTGTATATATTGCAAACCACAGGCGGTGGCTACGGAAGGTAAACGCTACTAGGTACGAAATCGTCTACAGGTCATTGCGTGTGTCATTTGAAATAGCTTTCCTTACTGTCCTATTCTTGCCGCTCCGAAGCTCGAAGTTTACGCTCATCTCTGGCCCCGCTTTGCGGCCCAAGGCTATCGATCGGCCATCGATTAGTAATCTAAACCGCCGCCCCAAACCACCCGCTCGCGCGCTCACGTCCTCGCTAGTGTCCTAAGTAGTTAAGTACAACCGACCATCGGATTAAAGGGgtttaataatttcaattcTGTCACCATCCGGTCACCCGTTCATGTCACCTTTGGCGGGTTTGCGCCTAATACACAAGACaggaaaccaaacaaaatgcGGGTTTCGCCGGGATTGTTTTGGCAAATTCCTCCGTTAATCCTGCTACGGGTTTCCGTGACCAACgtggaattaaattaaacaacctTAAATCATTTTTGTTCAACCTACAAACGATCGCGCTGGCGATCTACGATCTGGCTCTGCTACGTGTGCTACGTGAAACCCTTCGAATAAGTAGCTACCACCGTATGCCCGTTCGCTGCCTTCCACTAACACTATTTACAACCATATCGTTCCTTCCTACTGGCTGTGTGGGGGAGTATTATTGATGCCCCTcgccctttctctctttgtATCCGGTGTATCGTGTTGACCTTCGTTCATCTCCGTATCTCACTAGAGTCTGTGTCAGGTTCCGATAATCCactaaatataaaagaaataCCGTAGGATCGCAGTCCTTTCGTCAAAGTATCACAACCACAGCGCCTTAATCGTCTCTCCATCCTTCTTTCTTCTCGTGGCCATCCCTGCCAATATCCTCCCCACCCCGGGGCCCGCTTTAGTAGAACGGATTGGCGTAATATCATACACATTCGTCCTGGTTCTGGGCACAGTACTTGGGGAAGATGGGCTCCGGTCgcagcccgagcccggccaAGTGCGTCCGGAACACCGACATCCGGTTGTACACCTCGAGCGGGACTGACTCACTGAACCGCTCCTCGACTGGATCGGTCCACAGTCGTTCACCCAGTGCCGAGGCTCGGGGCCACAGCCGCGACTCCAGGATCGATTCGTCGACCTGCTCCGTCCACAGGCACGCCTCGCCACCCAGTATCTGGTGCATCTGGAGCGAGGTTAGCTTCATCTCGTCCCACGGCCGGTGCTTGTACACCGTCTGCCAGTTGCGGTAGGGTGAGCAGGCTCCCTCACCCGTCGACCGCCAGCTACCGAACCCACAGTCCAGGTACCAGGCGTCCACGTGCGATATCACCAGCCCGTAGCCGGCGTTGACGAGTTGAAAGTTTTCCGGCCACTTACTACCGCCCCACACCTGCACGGCGAACACGCTCTTCGGGAGGCACACGTTGCTCGTCAGCCCACTCGACCAAACGGCCACCGTACTAGGCACGGTCGTGTTCTGAGCCCGTGCGGCCAACTGCAGCCGATGATACGCTTGCAGCATAAAGTCACACCAGAGCGTGCGCATGTCTGAGTCGTTAAAATGCTGCTGCCAGCACTCGAGGTTCACTTCGTCCCCACCGAGATGGAAGTAGTCCAGCGGACCGACGATCTCGAGGAGCTCCTCGTAGAGCCGCTGCAGGATCAGGTAGGTGTTGTTGTTCTTCGGATTGAGCTGTCCGCACGGAGGCTCCCCGCAGTAGTTGTTCCACGGTTGCTGGTTGATGCACAGACTGAGCTCCCCGAGCCCATGCTTTGGGCCCCAGTCCCACCCATTGCCGGCGTGCGCCGGTGCATCGATCTCCGGGATGATCTGAACGCCACGCACTTTCGCAAACGACGCCAGCTCTCGCACGTCCTCCGGCGTGTACACTTCCGCCTCGGAGTATGCCCCGTACCGAGCGAGTTGCGGATAGTGTTTCGAGATGAGCGGGAAACTCTGCGAGTCCGTTATGTGCCAGTGGAACCGGTTTAGCTTCGAGTGCGACATCCCCACGATCGTGCGCTTGAGGGCGTCCAGCGAGAAATAGTGCCGCGAAGTGTCCAGCATCAGACCGCGGTAGCTAAAGTGTAGAGTAAATATGAGAAACAATTAGGCAGGGTTCTACGTTCGGCTTTGGATCGGGAGTCTTACTTAAACTTTGGTCCGTCGTCGATCGCTGCCTTGTTGAGAATTTTCAGCGTCCGTTCGGCGTCGTCGAACCAAACCAACTGCTGGAGCGTCGTAAGGCCATGCTTGGCGCCGAAGAATGAATTGGCCGATATTTTCACAATCAGCACGCGGGCAGAATCTGTGGAAGAGGAAACGACACATGGCTCAGTACTATGGCTTAGGATCCGTCCTTCGCCCCGGGTACTTACGAGTCACGCTCATGTTGTAGCTCTCGTCGGTACGGAGCGTCAGGTGTGTTTCGGGCGATTTTTCCACGTGTACGTTCACCTCGAACACGTCCGCATCGTAGCGCTTGTCGCTGATCAGTTTGAAGAAGTGTATCTTGTTACCACCCCCCAGGCCGGCGGTGCTTTGGCGCTGTTCCGCCGGAAGCCCTCCAACGGATTGGTGCTGTTCGGCCGCCTCATTCATCTCGGTGCCCAAGCTTCTCTGTTGCAGTTCCGGTGGGAGAGAGTTGGCTGGCATCGCTCCCTCAATTTCTTCCAGTGTGGCTCCGTGCGACGCCATCAGGGTGCGTAGTTCGGCCCGCAGGACGTCGAACGCGTCGTGGAGCAGTCGTTCCACCGGCTCAAACGCGGTACTCACTTTGATCCGCATATCGGACAACCGGAAGCGCGACGTTTTACTACCGATCGTCGCGGCTCCCGTTGGCTGGGGCCAGATGTTGATCGGCCCACAGGTCATCGTGCACGTTCGGTACGGGATACGTTTTGAGCCGCTGTCCGTTCCAGCTGCGTgaggttgctgctgcgtttggGTTTGTTGCtgcgtttgctgttgctgctgctgttgctgctgctgatggtagTTGTCGAAGTCCTCTTCTACACCGTCCACGAAGTGGTGCCGAACGCAACGATTGTTGACGCACTTGTACGTCCACGATCGTTCAATGGGGCTAACGGGGCGCACGAAAAGTGGCCAACATTCGCACGTTGCGTTAACGGCAAACAATCGTCGAGGAGAGAGtaaatcgaaagagaaaagaaaagaaatcaaacggTACTCTTAAACATACCGGATCTACGGCAGATTATGAAAGGTGGTAACGCGAAAATGACCGATCATCCGATCAAATAACGCACGCTACCCACGTCaatattgtttgaaattaaatcaattttcatatGTTTGCTTCTTATCGTATTGttaaaatgaatttgaaaaccCCGTTGAAAACGATTTTACGATGAGAGAGGCATTCATTTGCAATTTTTAACATTTGATTAACATAAAGACGTAAACCAAAATGTATTGTGGTAAAatgataatttgttttttgtttgtttacagaACAAATAAGAGAATACGTGGaataaattgatatttttgtgcaaattttgTTGCTCCGCTCGAAACACCGAGTTGTCATATATTTTACCGAACTGAATATCGCCCCCTCTCATACCGTGaggtatttttgttttcaaaactaaACTCTCAAATGAGCCCTAAACTCATAAAAATCGCCATCCGGAAGCTAATTGTACTTTATGCTTCCATTTCCGCTCATTACCGCGGTTTTATCGTTTGGGGGGCACATCGTTAAAACGGTTTCGTGCGCCCGGGAGTCGTTCGTGACATTGGTAACACATTTACACGGATCGTAAACTGACTGCGGGCGGGACACTGTTGATTATCGGAGACCGAATGTCCTtctccgagagagagatgggcAAAAGGGAGGAATAAAACcgacaccggacaccggatcggacggagcagcaacagtgtggttgttgctggtgtgGAAAATATCCGATTTCTTGCGCTCGCCGCAACCGAAGGGTCTCCACCAAACacgggtgcgggtgcgggaTTCTAATTGCGTGCCATAGCAACTAAATAACTCACCTGATCGGAATCGCGTTGATTCGTGCGTTTTCACCACTGCCGCCAAGACTGCCGAAGCTTCCTCCGTCGACGATGTGCGAATTGTAGCTTCCCAGCGCGAACGGTGTGGACGGTTTGGACGACTCCGAGCTGTCCCGCCAGTAGACCACGAGCAGGACGCTGCCGAACAGGAACAGTGCCATGAGCGTTTTTAGTAGCGACTTTGTGAAAGCCATTTTTTTGAACAGATTTTTCAACACCGTCATCCGAATGTTGCGCGACTGCGACGAACCTACCGAGGAGCGCTGCAAGTTCGGGGAAGAAAATGTTGTTACAAAGCGATAAAATGACACTTCAATAGAACGAGCAGCTACGGGCAGCTTAGAGGCAATCaacgaaaaatcgaacaatGTTAATATGATTTGGGGTGACCGTCATCTAATAATTCTCATTCGAAATTCACAGGACGggtacggtgcggtgcaaATTTTCGGCCGAATTCGTGGAACATTCATGATTTAATAGAGGCTTCATGGTACACAACTTCCGCGCGCAAGTTTGGCTTATAACGCAACACGGTCCCatggttggtcggtcggtcggtcgatcaatcaatcaatcaaacggctCCCAAATTGATTATAAGAATATGTCAATCGTACCGACGGACATTGAAATGGCCCAAACGGTAGCGGCAACCGTGCCTCCTTCGAAACTACCAGGCTGCGCAGCTTATGAGGACATTTATTGACATTTATTTCCGGCAACCGTACCGAGCCGGTGTACGGAGTTGCTGGAATATTGATGTCCCGTCGATATTTctgattcatttttttttaacttttaatcGGGTAAAGGTACACGCGAAGcaattgtaaattaaatttaataccTCGTACGCTAAATGTGGCGCTCTGTGCGCGATTAATTGCCGTATCAAGTGTCTCGGGGTGCGCGGCTCATAGAGTCTCGCGGGGACTTTGCCATCGCGGGCTGTGAAACATTGGTGGCGTACTGATTCTATTCAGTGGGACCAAAAATAGAAATTATGTATGAAGAATCACGTCAGATCACTTTACTGACAATTTTAGTCCGGAATACGGCCGCTCCGAAGTCGGATTTGGCGCCCCTAATTGGAGACCAATTATTGAAATACTTTTGCAGCCACGGACCTCCACTCCGTACCAAGACCAGATTAGTTGGCGAGCACTACTCGCGGGGGGCGACGCGTTGGCGCGTTAATATTGCACAGATAGTGAACTCGAATAGTCCGAGTCCTCCGAGGAGAGAACGAGGCCAAAATGATGCCGAAAGAGGCGaaaaggtggaaaagttttctgaTTATACCACCTCGGCAGGtgcggcgcgcgcgttcccACTAATCAGACGAGCGATGGGTGCCAAAACCGGGCCAACTTCAAACACGGTCCTGCTGTTCCGTCAAACgtggcagcggccgcagcGTGTAAACGCCagaccgctggctggcggcggcacatAAAAAGAGATAACTGAAGAACCATCGGGCGCTgggcaaaaataaagaaatcaCTTCGAAGGACTCGAGCCTGGGCACCTGGAGCGGCAACaaccccaaaaacacacacatacaaccTGAGTGATTATTATTAGCAGAGGAACAAAGATATCAACACTAATGAGAAAAGTCCACCGAGCGCGGAAGGATCCTTCGCTCTTTCGTGTACGAACCACCCTCCGCGAGGTGTGACATGTGTGCGCCTGGGGAGACGAGAATCGGATTGTGGTCACAAATTATTCTTTAATAAGGAGAAATCTGTCCTCTCGCCTCCGTTAACGGAGAAAGACGTCCTCCGTCCTGCAAGATGTTCCGCGTTTTGCCTAGCTCGCGGGAACCTCTCAAAACGGAAGATTGGTCAAAAAGAGCATCAGAGCAAAAGGCATGGTaccaaaagcaaaaaacatcAGAGAAAGTtaaactttccttttttaactGTTCTTGCAACACTTCTTAGTTCATCCAACTTCTTAGTTCATCNNNNNNNN
The nucleotide sequence above comes from Anopheles bellator chromosome 1, idAnoBellAS_SP24_06.2, whole genome shotgun sequence. Encoded proteins:
- the LOC131215566 gene encoding probable beta-hexosaminidase fdl, translated to MNQKYRRDINIPATPYTGSRSSVGSSQSRNIRMTVLKNLFKKMAFTKSLLKTLMALFLFGSVLLVVYWRDSSESSKPSTPFALGSYNSHIVDGGSFGSLGGSGENARINAIPISPIERSWTYKCVNNRCVRHHFVDGVEEDFDNYHQQQQQQQQQQTQQQTQTQQQPHAAGTDSGSKRIPYRTCTMTCGPINIWPQPTGAATIGSKTSRFRLSDMRIKVSTAFEPVERLLHDAFDVLRAELRTLMASHGATLEEIEGAMPANSLPPELQQRSLGTEMNEAAEQHQSVGGLPAEQRQSTAGLGGGNKIHFFKLISDKRYDADVFEVNVHVEKSPETHLTLRTDESYNMSVTHSARVLIVKISANSFFGAKHGLTTLQQLVWFDDAERTLKILNKAAIDDGPKFNYRGLMLDTSRHYFSLDALKRTIVGMSHSKLNRFHWHITDSQSFPLISKHYPQLARYGAYSEAEVYTPEDVRELASFAKVRGVQIIPEIDAPAHAGNGWDWGPKHGLGELSLCINQQPWNNYCGEPPCGQLNPKNNNTYLILQRLYEELLEIVGPLDYFHLGGDEVNLECWQQHFNDSDMRTLWCDFMLQAYHRLQLAARAQNTTVPSTVAVWSSGLTSNVCLPKSVFAVQVWGGSKWPENFQLVNAGYGLVISHVDAWYLDCGFGSWRSTGEGACSPYRNWQTVYKHRPWDEMKLTSLQMHQILGGEACLWTEQVDESILESRLWPRASALGERLWTDPVEERFSESVPLEVYNRMSVFRTHLAGLGLRPEPIFPKYCAQNQDECV